A part of Oncorhynchus gorbuscha isolate QuinsamMale2020 ecotype Even-year linkage group LG09, OgorEven_v1.0, whole genome shotgun sequence genomic DNA contains:
- the LOC124043013 gene encoding uncharacterized protein LOC124043013, which yields MDNLYTCLKREIASFQDHVQQCKHSFNMDALHPVLSALTTKQQDEIHTLEQLRVLLSRVQEEPAVAVSGYSDSEIKRCITWLLSFVEYLGAMKETFDEKVAVPLCENLYVTEEDESTVASSDQTVPFTSDPQSPPHTSVTKVANELLVLRRRWALMLAPGPIKAENLSLLTNTDGVERFTERFANVQSLVPDILYKSSRAAQLAYQWVNLHQCGHRGRSVGASELEVTKTAPMRSTGREASDEYILVEVERRGEGMAGEAQARLMESRMELMALTGKEHRVLSLEVRLEKATYRIQDLQAKLRQERLMVESGAQQEASDVGERKTEELVLNPGLELERRLRMESYHQKILLGDLLMELKIRPVLIRYTDMVRDRCKQQEETLQAIEGSMGTRFPSKPESLNLSKQ from the exons ATGGATAACCTGTACACGTGCCTCAAGAGAGAGATAGCCTCCTTCCAGGACCATGTCCAGCAATGCAAACACTCCTTCAACATGGACGCTCTTCACCCAGTCTTGAGTGCCCTAACAACAAAGCAGCAGGATGAAATCCACACCTTGGAGCAGCTGCGGGTTCTCCTCTCCAGGGTTCAAGAGGAGCCTGCGGTGGCAGTCAGTGGCTACAGCGACTCGGAAATAAAGCGTTGCATCACCTGGCTTCTCTCTTTCGTGGAATATCTCGGCGCCATGAAAGAGACCTTTGACGAGAAAGTGGCAGTCCCTCTCTGCGAGAACCTGTACGTAACTGAGGAAGACGAGAGCACTGTCGCTTCTTCTGATCAGACTGTCCCTTTCACCTCTGACCCTCAAAGCCCGCCCCATACATCTGTGACTAAGGTGGCCAATGAGCTCCTTGTTCTCCGACGCAGATGGGCTTTGATGCTCGCCCCTGGTCCAATCAAGGCAGAGAACTTGAGTCTACTGACCAATACTGATGGGGTTGAGCGGTTCACTGAGCGGTTCGCCAACGTCCAATCGCTTGTACCAGATATCCTCTATAAGAGCTCTAGGGCTGCTCAACTTGCCTATCAGTGGGTGAACCTGCACCAGTGTGGGCACAGGGGTAGAAGTGTAGGGGCCAGTGAGTTGGAGGTTACCAAGACAGCCCCAATGAGGTCTACTGGCCGGGAAGCGAGTGATGAATATATCCTGGTTGAggtagaaaggagaggggagggaatggCCGGAGAGGCCCAAGCCAGACTGATGGAGTCTAGGATGGAGCTCATGGCTTTGACCGGGAAAGAGCATAGGGTGCTATCTCTGGAGGTGAGGTTAGAGAAGGCCACCTACAGGATCCAGGACCTCCAGGCCAAGCTCCGACAGGAGAGGTTGATGGTAGAAAGTGGGGCCCAGCAGGAGGCCAGCGATGTGGGggaaaggaagacagaggagcTGGTCCTCAACCCAGGGCTAGAGCTGGAGAGGAGGCTGAGGATGGAAAGTTACCATCAGAAGATACTTCTGGGAGACCTGCTGATGGAGCTTAAGATTCGCCCAGTTCTCATACGCTACACTGATATG GTGAGGGATCGATGCAAACAGCAGGAGGAGACACTACAGGCCATAGAGGGCAGTATGGGTACCAGGTTCCCTTCAAAGCCTGAGAGCCTCAACCTCTCCAAACAGTGA